Within the Gloeobacter kilaueensis JS1 genome, the region AAGCTGATCAAAATCCACGGCTCAGCTTTGAATCGGAAGATACAGTGTCAGCGTACTGCTTTCGCCGTCCGGGTGCAGGCGCAGCGTGAGCTTGCCGCCCATCGCCGCCACGAGCCCCTGGGCCGCAGGGAGCTTGAGGGTGACCGCCCCGGCCTGGGAATCGACCCGATAGGGCGCACCGCTGGCCGGTTCCTCGACGCTGCCGCCGGTGATGCCGATGCGCAGCCGCAGCCACAGACCCGCCCGCTCGGCCTTGAGCTGGATGTGGCTGCCAAAAGGCAGGCTGCGCACCAGCCGGTCTACCAGTCCGCCCAATACCCGCTCCAAAAGCACCTGGTCGGCCTGAACTTTGGGCAATTCGGTGGGCGGATTATCGACTTCGAGGGCCAGACCGCGCGAGTCGGCCTCCTCGCGCCAGCGCTCCAGATAACTCAATAGCAGCTGGTCCATCGCGACGGCCTGGGGTCTGAGGGACAGCTCGCCCTGCTCGTGGTCCATCGCCAGCGCCAACAGCTCGAAGCGCTCGATCTGCAGGGCGCACTCGCGGTCGATCGTCTCCAGGTACTGCCGGGTCTGGCCAGAAAGCTCGTTGCGCCGCAAGATCAGCCGCGTCAGCGTCCGGATCGTCGTCAGCGGCGTGCGCACCTCGTGGGAGAGCAACTCCAGAAAATCAAGCTCAGTGCCGTCGATCGATTCTTGAGCGCGCGCCCCTTCGATGAGCAGGCGGCGGCTGAAGCGCGCGAGGAGCCTGGCACTGGCGGCAGGCAGCTTCTCCAGTAGCCCGTCAAAATCACCCAGCAAATCGGGCCGGGTGATCACCAGGCGCTGGCGCAGCACGGCACTGGCCCGCAGAACCACCAGCGGCTCAAAAGAAAATTGCAGCGACGGGCTGCGGTGGCAGAGCACCAGGCAAAAGTCGGAGGCCAGGGCGATGACAAAATTTTCTTCGACCAGCGGATCGCCCGCGCCCAGGGCAATGGCCACCGCCCCGGCAAGCTTCGCTTCGGCGCTTTGAAACTGCCAGAGGCGCGGCGCGAGCGGACAGGCCGCAACCAGCTCCTGCAGCGCCAGTTTGCCCCCGACAAAAAGGGTTGCCCGGCCAGGATACTCACCTAAAAAACCAGCGAGCGCCGCCAGCGCCATCGTCCAGGTGCGGCGGCCAGCTGCCCCCAGTTGCTCGGCGAAGGGCGGCCCCGCCGCCAGCGCCTGGCTGAGCGAGCGCAATCTCGGAGCAAGTCCAAGGGTTTCCATCGCCAAAATGCACCGTCGGCAATCAACGCTACTGTAGCGCCGGATGATCGGGTCGAGCGAACGGTTTTCCGCCCTTTGGCAGTGAGGATCTCCTCACCGAAATAGGGCTATGTTACAAATAGAAATGACTTTTCACCCAGCCTGAAACGTCCAATGAAAACTGCACTGCCTGTTCTTACTCTTGGTCTCTTTCTAAGCGTCCTGGGTGGTTTCTCCGTCTCCGCCCAGTCAGCCACTCCGCCCGCCGCGTCCACCACCGCCGGCGGCAGCGACGCCATCGCCGCCAACATCCGGGCCAAAGCCCCCTTCGTTGCAAGTGGTCCCGTCTACAACGGCATTCCGATGGAGTACCGTCTGGCAGCGATCCGGGGACCAAAGGCCGCAAAGATTCTCGACGATTTTATTGCCTACGGCTTTAGCGATTACGGCTCGCTGATTCTGACCAAAAAAGAACAGCTACCGGCCAAATTGCGCGAGCCCGGAGCAAGCTGCAGCACCTGCAACGTCGAGAACACCTCCGGCAGGCGCAACCTCGAATATTATGTTGCCTGGATCCGCAACCTCAGCGACAGGCAGCGCCAGCAACTCGTCGCCGTTCTTAAGTAGCAACAGTAGGCACATTTCATGGAAACAATCGACCTGGGCAGAGCATTCGCCCAGAGCTTGAGTGGACTGGGAGTTCCGGCAGAGCTTGCTCGCGCCCTCTGGCTGCCCCTGCCGATGCTGGTCATCCTGGCGACGGTCGCCGTCGGTGTCATCCTCGTCGTCTGGGGCGAGCGCAAGTGGGCCGGTTACATGCAGCAGCGCTTTGGCCCTACTATCGTCGGCCTCGGCGGTTCGATTCAGGGGGCGGCGGACGGCCTGAAGCTGCTCATCAAAGAAGACATCATTCCCAACAAGGCGGACCCGTGGCTGTTTACGGTGGGCCCGGCGATCGTGATCATCCCGGTCTTCTTCTCGTATCTGGTCATCCCCTTCGGTCAGGGACTGGTGCTCTCGGACATCGCGATCGGCATCTTCTTTATCATCGCCGTCTCGAGCATCTCGCCCATCGGTGCGCTGATGGCGGGCTACGCCTCCAACAACAAGTACGCCCTGTTAGGCGGCCTGCGGGCTGCTGCCCAGTCGCTCTCCTATGAGATTCCGCTGGCGCTCTCGGTGCTGGCGCTGGTGATGATGTCCAACTCCCTTTCGACCGTAGACATCGTCAAGCAGCAGGAGACGCTGGGGCTGTTTTCGTTTTTTTCGTGGAACGTCTGGCGGCAGCCCCTGGGCTTTGTGATCTTTTTGATTTCGGCTCTGGCGGAGACCGAGCGCGCCCCGTTCGATCTGCCGGAGGCGGAGTCGGAGCTGGTGGCTGGTCACCATACCGAGTACAGCGGCATGAAGTTTGCCCTTTTTTATCTTTCTGAGTACGCCAACTTGATCCTCGCCTCGCTGATGGCCTCGGTGCTGTTTTTAGGGGGCTGGAGCTTTATCGTGCCCCTCGAACCGCTGGCAGGACTTTTTGGCATCCAGACTGCCAGTCCCGTCTTTCAGGTGGTGGCGGCCCTGGTGGGCATCAGCGTCACGATCTTGAAGGCGACATTCTTTATCTTTCTGGCGGTGCTGGCGCGCTGGACGCTGCCCCGCGTGCGCATCGACCAGCTTCTGGATCTGGGCTGGAAGTTCTTGCTGCCGGTGTCGCTTTTTAATTTGCTCTTGACAGCGGCGCTGATGCTGCTCTCCAACACGATCAAGACCACCCTGCCCTTGTACGTGCCGCTTCTTATCATGGCGGGTCTGGTCTTTGTCGCCCTCACCCTCCAGAAAAAGCCGGTGGCCAAGCCAAAGACGGCTGGGGCATGATGGGCAAATTCGCCGGTCGCTGTGGGCTGATTTTGGCCGTAGCCCTGCTCTTGGCAAGTTGTCAGGGCCGCCCCAGTTCAAAGACTGCTGCCGAAGCGGCTGCCCCCGGCAGCTTAAATGGTGACCGGCCCGGCTCCGCATTTCTGGCCGCTTCCGTCGGCGACCAGCTCACCTACTGCACCCGTTCGGTCAAAGCCTACAAGACCTCGGCGGTCCAGAGTTTTGCTGTCAGCCCGAGTATCGGCAACATCACGCCCCAGAGCTTCTGCGACCAGCTCAAAGCCTACTTCAACGAGGAACCGGCCCACCGCGAGGAGCGGCTTTCCCAGGCTTCGGCCACGACGATCCTGCTCTACGCCAAACCCAAGACCCGGAGCAAGGACGCCGAGCTTGAACGGATGGAGCGCCGCGACAGCAAGTAGTATCGTACAAGGTGCGCCCGTCACAAGAGGTGAGGCCATGCTGCGAGCCCAGCAATATCTATTCGATCTCGGTCCTGGCTCCTTTCTCTCGGTGAGCCTGGCCGGGGAGCAGACGATCGTCTCTGCGCACAGCGACGCCACAGGACAGCAACAGAGCCAGCAATCGAGTTTTCCGACCGGCAGCTGGCTGAGTGAACCCCAGGGCTGGGAGGCGCACGGCGTCGTCTACCTGCGCATCCAGGCCCAGCAGGGCACGATCTGGCTGAGAGCAGGCCACGGGCAGATCGGTTCCGGTTCCCCGCCGCCCCAGGACGCGATGCCCATGCCCAGCCGGGCGATGACTGGCCCCCCGCGCAGCAAATCGGCAACGACGATGCCTCCCATGCAACCGCTGCAGCCGCTGCAACCGATGGAGATGCGCATGGGCAACATGGCGATGCGCATGGGAGACGAGCCTGCGGTGGACCTGCAGGCTGAAAATCTCAAGCTGCGCGAAGAAAACCTCAAGCTGCGCGAGGAGGTGCTTGCCCTGCGCGAACAGCTCTGGAGCCAGCGGCGCGGCGGATCGGCCTCCTCGTAGCAATGTAACAATGCGTTCTATAATGAGAAACGGTGTAGCAAACACTACGCTTCTCTCTGCACGGGAGCCGTCTTGCAATTAGATTCCGATAGCAACAGGCTGCCAGTTGCTCTGGTGAGCGGTGCCAGTAGCGGCATCGGCCAGGCAACGGCGAGACGACTGGCCCAGGCGGGCTTTGCCGTCGCCCTGGTCGCCCGCAACCGCGAGCGCCTTGCCGGGCTGCAGGCCGAGTTGCCGACAGCGACAAGCCTCACCATCGCCCAGGATCTCACCGATTTTGCCGCCCTGGGTGCCCTGGTGGAGGCGGTCGAGGCCAAACTCGGTCCGATTGCCGTGCTGGTCAACAACGCCGGGATGGCCTACACCGGTCCACTGGAGACCATGCCGGTTGCCGACTGGGAACAGGTACTGAAGCTGAATCTCACCGCTCCTTTTGCCCTCACCCGCGCCGTCCTCCCGACGATGCGCCAGCGGCGAACCGGCACGATCATCAACATGGTCTCGATCGCCGGTAAGCAGACTTTTGCTGACTGGGGGGCTTACTGTGCAAGCAAGTTCGGGCTACTGGCCTTCTCGCGGACCCTCGCCCAGGAAGTCCGGCAAGATGGCATCCGGGTAACGGCGCTCTGTCCGGGGGCGGTCGATACGGCGCTGTGGGACAGCGAAGCGGTCACCGCAGATTTTGACCGCCAGGCGATGCTCGCCGCCGAAACCGTCGCGGATCTGGTGCTGTATGCCGCCAGCCTGCCCGAGCGCGCCGTGCTCGAAGAAGTGGTCCTGATGCCCTCCGGGGGCGTCCTCTGATTTTTATACAAGGAACCTCAATCATGACGATTGCTCACAAGGATCTTCTGCCTTCCGACTGGCACGGGAGTGATCTAGAAAGTCAGAACGGCCAGGATCCGATGCGCGAGGCGGTGCGCACCTTGCTTGTCGGGGTGGGCGAGGATCCGGAGCGCGACGGTCTGGAGCGCACGCCGAAGCGGGTGGCCGAGGCGCTCAAGTTTTTGACCCAGGGCTACAGCCAGTCGCTCGAAGAACTGCTCAACGGGGCGATCTTCGATGTTGGGCACGACGAGCTGGTTCTGGTGCGCGACATCGACCTGTTCAGCATGTGCGAGCACCACATGCTGCCCTTTATCGGGCGCGCCCACGTCGGCTATATCCCCAATCAGAAGGTCGTCGGCCTCTCCAAGATTGCCCGGATCGTCGAGATGTACGCCCGGCGGCTGCAGGTGCAGGAGCGGCTCACCCGCCAGGTGGCCGAGGCGATTCAAGCGGTGCTCCAGCCGCGCGGCGTGGCGGTGGTGATCGAGGCGTCGCACATGTGCATGGTGATGCGCGGCGTCCAAAAGCCCAATTCCTGGACGGTGACCAGTTCGATGGTCGGTGTCTTCAAGGAGAGCCAATCGACCCGCCAGGAATTTCTGGATCTGATTCATCACAAGGCGAGCTTTTAGCGGCAGCTTTTAGGCGATACTGGCGGACGAAAACCCGGACAATCGCCCCTGTGAAACCCGCCTCCCTCGCCAGCCTGCTTGCGGAGCTGACGCGCAGTCCCCAGATGGCGCGCAACGCCCGGCTGGTGCAGCTTCAAAAGCAGTGGCCCGACATTGCCGGTGCGGCAGTTTCAGCCCACAGCCGGCCCCTGAGGCTGCAGGAAGGGACGCTCACCGTCGCCGTCTCCAGTGCGGTCTGGGCCCAGAATCTGGGCTACCAGCGCCGGTTGCTGATAAATCGCATCGCGGCGGTCTGGGGCAGCGCTGAGGCGATCCACGACATCCGCTTCGAGACGACCGGCTGGTATGCCCGGACCCGATCGACCGCCCTCCCGCTCCTGCCGGAGCATCCGCTCATCGTTCCTCTGGCGGGCCAGCCCCCTGTTCTCCGTGACCCCAGCACGACCCTGTCTGAGCGGCTGGAACGCTTGCAGCAACTGGCCCAGTGGCGGATCGGGCAACTACCTGCCTGCCCGCGCTGCCGGCTGGGAGCGCCGCCCAGGGAACTGGAGCGCTGGGGAATGTGCGGTAGCTGTATCGTGCGCTCCTGAAGTTACGAGCGCCGCGTGGGAGCAACCAGTACGCGGTTGCGGCCCCCGCGTTTGGCGGCATAGAGCGCTTCGTCGGCGGCCTGGATGATCGTCTGGGAGGTGGGACCGTGCTCGTCGAGGCTCGCTGCTCCGATCGAGATCGTCACTGGTCCCAGCGGCTCGCCCCGATAGAGCAGGTGCAACTGCTCGACTTGCAGGCGCAGCAATTCGGCGCGCTCGACGGTTGTCTGCAAGGTAGCGTCGGGCAGCACGATAAGAAATTCTTCGCCGCCGAAGCGGCAGGCAATATCGGAGTTGCGCACCTGTTTGAGCAGCAGGTTGCCGATCGCCTGCAGGACCACGTCGCCCGCGTCGTGGCCGAAGCGGTCGTTGAACGATTTGAAGTGATCGACATCGAGCATCAGGACGCTGAGGACCGAGCCCGAGCGCTGCACCCGGTACAACTCGCGCTCGATCGTCTCTTCGAGGTAGCGCCGGTTGAATAGACCCGTGAGCGGATCGCGCAGGCTCTGGTCGCGCAGCTTTTCGCGCAGTTTCAAGTTGGCGACGGCCAGGGCAATCTGCTCGGCGACAACGAGTGCCAGTTTTTGCTCGTCCTCCTCCAGAGAGCCCGGCTGCAGTTCTCGCAAAGTAAGCACCCCGAGCGTCTCGCCCTGGGCAGTTAGCGGAACGCACAGGGCAGCGGCTGGCAGGCAGTTCTGCAGGTGCTGACAGCGTAGGGGACTGTTGCCCTCTTCGACAAAGTGCATCTGACCCCGGCGCAAGGCCCAACAGGTGCGTGGCTCGAAGGCAATGACAGATTCTGCTGGTTCTCCCCAGTGAACCACAGGTTCGACCAGGTTGCCCGATTCGCGCACCAGCGCCACTTCGCCGGCCAGACCGGTAAATAGCGCCGCCAGCGAATGGCCCATCACCCCGGTCGCTTCATCGAGTTTCAGACATGCCTGCAAAAGCTGGCTCATCTGCCCGGTCAGGGCCATTTCCTTTGTGCGCCGCTCCAGTTTTTTTACTGTGACGCTCATACGGTCATTGGTTTGCTGCAGTTGCGCTTCGGCCTGTTTGCGGTCACTGACGTCGCGCACGAGAGCCAGGATGAACGCTTCCTCTGCAAGCTCCAGCAGGCTGATACGGTTCTCGACCGGAAAAGTCGAACCGTCCTTGCGCCGATGGACGCTCTCGACCGTGAGCGGTAGCTGGTCGATCTGGCTGCTCCAGGGCTGCTCATCTGCCGTCTTCTGCACGATCGAGTCGATATCGGCCACTCTCAGGGCCAGCAGCTCCTCGCGGCTGTAGCCCAGGCTGCGGCAGGCGTGTTGATTGACATCGATGAGCCGACCTTCGAGGTCGTAGACCAGAATCGTGTCCGTCGCCTGCTCCACCAGGGTCCGAAAGCGCTGCTCACTCGCCTGCAGAGCCTGCTGGACGCGCTGGCGCTCGACAAA harbors:
- a CDS encoding sensor histidine kinase codes for the protein METLGLAPRLRSLSQALAAGPPFAEQLGAAGRRTWTMALAALAGFLGEYPGRATLFVGGKLALQELVAACPLAPRLWQFQSAEAKLAGAVAIALGAGDPLVEENFVIALASDFCLVLCHRSPSLQFSFEPLVVLRASAVLRQRLVITRPDLLGDFDGLLEKLPAASARLLARFSRRLLIEGARAQESIDGTELDFLELLSHEVRTPLTTIRTLTRLILRRNELSGQTRQYLETIDRECALQIERFELLALAMDHEQGELSLRPQAVAMDQLLLSYLERWREEADSRGLALEVDNPPTELPKVQADQVLLERVLGGLVDRLVRSLPFGSHIQLKAERAGLWLRLRIGITGGSVEEPASGAPYRVDSQAGAVTLKLPAAQGLVAAMGGKLTLRLHPDGESSTLTLYLPIQS
- the nuoH gene encoding NADH-quinone oxidoreductase subunit NuoH; this translates as METIDLGRAFAQSLSGLGVPAELARALWLPLPMLVILATVAVGVILVVWGERKWAGYMQQRFGPTIVGLGGSIQGAADGLKLLIKEDIIPNKADPWLFTVGPAIVIIPVFFSYLVIPFGQGLVLSDIAIGIFFIIAVSSISPIGALMAGYASNNKYALLGGLRAAAQSLSYEIPLALSVLALVMMSNSLSTVDIVKQQETLGLFSFFSWNVWRQPLGFVIFLISALAETERAPFDLPEAESELVAGHHTEYSGMKFALFYLSEYANLILASLMASVLFLGGWSFIVPLEPLAGLFGIQTASPVFQVVAALVGISVTILKATFFIFLAVLARWTLPRVRIDQLLDLGWKFLLPVSLFNLLLTAALMLLSNTIKTTLPLYVPLLIMAGLVFVALTLQKKPVAKPKTAGA
- a CDS encoding SDR family oxidoreductase, which gives rise to MQLDSDSNRLPVALVSGASSGIGQATARRLAQAGFAVALVARNRERLAGLQAELPTATSLTIAQDLTDFAALGALVEAVEAKLGPIAVLVNNAGMAYTGPLETMPVADWEQVLKLNLTAPFALTRAVLPTMRQRRTGTIINMVSIAGKQTFADWGAYCASKFGLLAFSRTLAQEVRQDGIRVTALCPGAVDTALWDSEAVTADFDRQAMLAAETVADLVLYAASLPERAVLEEVVLMPSGGVL
- the folE gene encoding GTP cyclohydrolase I FolE is translated as MTIAHKDLLPSDWHGSDLESQNGQDPMREAVRTLLVGVGEDPERDGLERTPKRVAEALKFLTQGYSQSLEELLNGAIFDVGHDELVLVRDIDLFSMCEHHMLPFIGRAHVGYIPNQKVVGLSKIARIVEMYARRLQVQERLTRQVAEAIQAVLQPRGVAVVIEASHMCMVMRGVQKPNSWTVTSSMVGVFKESQSTRQEFLDLIHHKASF
- a CDS encoding DciA family protein, which codes for MKPASLASLLAELTRSPQMARNARLVQLQKQWPDIAGAAVSAHSRPLRLQEGTLTVAVSSAVWAQNLGYQRRLLINRIAAVWGSAEAIHDIRFETTGWYARTRSTALPLLPEHPLIVPLAGQPPVLRDPSTTLSERLERLQQLAQWRIGQLPACPRCRLGAPPRELERWGMCGSCIVRS